The window CTCGAGGCGCTTGGTGATCTCGTGGAGCTGGCGGAACGCCGACGGCATCTCGCGCTCGAGATCGGAGATCGGATGCGGAGTGCGCACGCCCGCCACCACGTCCTCACCCTGCGCGTTGGTGAGGTACTCGCCGTAAAACTGATTCTCGCCGGTGGCCGGATTGCGCGTGAACCCCACGCCGGTCGCCGAGGTCTCGCCCATGTTGCCGAACACCATGGCCTGCACGTTGACGGCGGTGCCGAGATCGTCCGAGATGCGATTCTGCTTGCGGTAGTAGATCGCGCGATCGTTCATCCACGAGCGGAACACCGCGTCGCGCGCGAGCGTGAGCTGTTCGCGGGGTTCCTGCGGGAATTCACGGCCGGTGCGCTTCCTGACCAGCGCCTTGAATTCGCCGACCAGCTTCTCGAGATCCGCAGTCGAGAGGTCCTGGTCGGTCTTCGCCTTGCGGCGACGCTTGAACGACTCGAGGTGCTCCTCGAAGTCGCGCTTCTCGAGCCCGAGCACCACCGAGCCGAACATCTGCAGGAACCGCCGGTAGCAGTCCCAGGCGAAGCGGGAATTCCCGGTTCGCTCGGCGAGCCCGTGGACCGAGCGGTCGTTGAGCCCGAGGTTGAGGACGGTGTCCATCATGCCGGGCATCGAGAACTTGGCGCCCGAGCGTACCGACACGAGCAGTGGGTCGCGGGCCTCGCCCAGGGTCTTCGCCATGCGACGCTCGAGCTGCGCCAGCGCCGCGTCCTGCTGCGCCTCGAAGCCTTGGGGCAGCGTGCGACCGTGGGCGTAGTACCAGCGGCAGACTTCGGTGCTGATGGTGAACCCTGGCGGCACCGGCACGCCGGCGTTGGTCATCTCGGCGAGCCCGGCGCCCTTGCCGCCGAGCAGGTCGCGCATCGAGGCGTTCCCGTCCGCCTTTCCCTCACCGAACGCGAAGACAAAGGTGGTGGTGGCGGCGGGTTCGGCGGTGGTCATCACTTCGGCAGGGCTCTCCGTCACGGGCTTCGCTCCTCCTTGATGTGGGTCGAGGGCAGGATAGTCGCCGCCCGCCGCCGCCTCAAACTCAGTTCTTGGGCTGTCCCGAGCTGGCCGGACGCTGGAATTCGGTGTCCGGAATGTCGCTGTTCAGCTCGGCGCGCGTCACCTTGAGCTGCAGCACCGTGCGGTCCTCGATCTGGCGCTCCTCCTCGAACGGCAGCAGCACGCCGTCCACCCTGCGCAGGTCGCGATAGATCCTTCGCGCCATCAGCCGGCTGCCGCGACCGCTTTCCTCGTTCTGATCCATCCCTATCACCCGGGCGCTGTCGGGACTCAAGTAGAGACGGCGGCGCTCTCCTCCCAGCGTCACGTCGAGCACGTGTACCTCGCGGCCGTCGAGCCGGGCCGCCCCGCGCGAGGCCAGCTTGGCCTGCGGATCGGCCAGCGAGAGGAGCAGGTGCGGCACGTCCGAGCTGAAGCCCGATTTCAGCGCGCGTAGTCCGATCGAATCGGCGTCCTGGAGACTCCCGTCGGGCGCCAGCGACCATGCGCGATCGCCGTTCAGCACCTGGCGGGTTTCGAACGATTCGAATGAGGTCAGGAACACCATGCGGTCCGGCTCCTTTCGGAGCTGCCGCATCTGCCCGTGCAGGGCGCGGCCCTCGAGCTGAATGGTCATGTCGCATTCCAACAACGAGCTTTTGATCGCCCGGAGCTTCTGCAGTCCGCCGTGCGCCGCGATCGCTCGCGCCGCCCACTCCTTCCCCAGCCGCTCGTCGTCCGGCGTCGGGGCTTGCATCGTGTCGCGTTCCGCCAGCGAGAGCTCGGCCGGGGGCTGATCGAGGGGAATCACGTCGAGATGGCCGAGCCGCAGGAGCGGGGTGCGGAGCCGCGCGGCCGGCCCGACCACCGCGAGCGCGGGATGATCGAGGTCGAGGCCGCGGGCGAGCGCGGCGCTCACCGAAGCGGGAGTCAGAGCGGCCGCTCGTTCCGGATAGTCGTCGAGCGCGCGAGTGGGATCGTCGCTTTCGAGATCGGCGGCCAGCCATTGCGACAGCAACCCGGCCAGGGTCTCGAAGCGCAACGGATAGGTGGCGATGATCTGATGGCGCAGCGTCGCCAGCGGCTTCTCGGGAACCGTGGCGATCGCGGCGCGCATCGCACGCCTCACGCGCGCCACCGCCGCCGGCACCGAATCGGCCGGCGCCGAGAATCCCACCACCAGCATGCCGCCGGCGCGGACCTGGCTCAGCGCCACGTCGACGTGCGACGGAACGCGCGGCTTGAGCGCCTGCTGGAGCGTGGACTCGAGCAGGCTCGCGCCCGCGATGCGGTCGAGCTGGTCGGCGGCGCCGCTCCCCGGCGTGCGCCAGCCGATCCGCACCTCGGCGTTGGTCATCTCGGGCCGATCGATGAGACGCGAGCGCACCTCGGTCGGGCCGGAAGGCGCAGCCTCGGCCGCCGGCGTGGAGCCCTTCCCCGACCAGTGCGCGAAGGCCTGCTCGGCGAGCGTGAACGCGCGCTCCGCGGTGACGTCGCCGGCGATCCCCAGCACCGCCTGATTGGGGCGGTAGTGGTCGCGGTAGAAGTTTCGGGCGGTCTCACGCGTGGCGCTGAGCAGCGTGCCGAGCGTGCCCCCCGGAGGACGCGCGGCCGCGACTCCCGGCAGCACCGCCGGCCAGATCTGCTCGTCGGCCACCGCCGCCGGATCGAAGTGCTGCTGAACCAGGGCGCGAGCCGCCTGATTGCTGATCGAAAGAAAGCGCGAGTCATCGAACACCGGATTGACCACCGCGTCGGCCAGCAGATCGAGACCGCTGTCGAGATCCTGCGGCAGATACGCCGCCGCGACCGACGCGAACTCACGCGACGCGCTGGCCGCGAAGCTTCCACCCACGCGCTGGAGATCCTGGTCGAACGACGCGGCGGAGCGCGAGGTGGTGCCCTGATCGAGCATGCGCGCCGTGAGCGTGGCGGCGCCGGATTCCGCATCGCCCTCGGCCGACACCCCGGCCGCCAGCCGCAGCTGAACCTGGACGAGCCCGCAGCCGGGCCGGGGGAACACCACCACGCGAAGGCCGTTGCCGAGCGTACGCTGCTGGGGCGGCGCCAGCCGGAACTCGGAAGCCGCCAGCGTGGCTCCCGGCACCGCCAGCGCCAGGACCGCGAACGCGGCGAGCGGCGCGGAAATCTTCCGGGCTCTCATGGACGGCCTCCCGGGGCGGTGGCGCGGGCGGGCAGCGCCCACACGATCGAACGGTGCTGAGAGTCGAGGAACTGCGCCGCCAGCCGATTCACGTCGCGGGGCTCGAGGGCTTCCAGTCGCGCCAGCTGGCGATCGTCGTAGCGCCAGTCGCCGTCGATCATCGCGGCGGCCCCGATCGACTGGGCGCGACCGCGCGACGTCTGTCGATCGAGCCGTGCCGCCAGCAGCAGCGGCTGCTTGGCGCGGAGCAGCTCGTCATCGGAGATCGGATCGCGCGCCAGCCGTTCGACCTCGGCGATCAATGCCCGTTCGACCTTCGCCGAGTCCGCTCCGCTGGCGGGCGTCGCGAGCGCGAACAGCAGCGACGCCTGCCGGCGAGTGTCCACGTCGCATTCCGTCCCCGATGCCAGCGCACTGTCGCCGCTCATGGCCGAGGCGAGCCGGCCGCCCTTGCCTCCCAGCAGGCGCGCCAGCACCTCGAGCTCGACGCCGCACACCGAATCGGCGGGCGCTCGCCAGCCCACCAGCAGGATCGGCACCGGCGACTCGAGGCGGAGGGTCGCGCGCCGCTCGCGCAGTGCCGGGAGCGCCACCGCCGGCGCCGGCCCGGTCGCGCGCTCGGGAATCGCGGCAAACCAGCGCCTGACCTGCGACTCCGCTTCCACCGGATCGAAGCGCCCGACCAGCGTGAGCAGGGCGTTTCCGGGTCCGTACCGGGCCTTCGAGTAGCTGGCGCACGCGGCCGGGGTGAGACGTTCGAAATCGGCCGCCTTTCCCTGCAGCGGCGCCGCGTAACCGTGCGCGCCGAACGCGGTCGCCTCGAGCGTCTGAAGGCCGCGCGTCAGCGGATTGGCCTCGTGCCGGCGTCGCTCGTCGCGCAGCGCCGACTTCTCGGCGGCCACGTTCTCGGCAGTCAGGCGTTGCCCCGCCATCCGATCGGCCTCCAGGTGGATTGCGGTCTCGAGCGCGCCGGCGGCCCCGGTCGAGTAGAAGCACGAGTAGTCCG of the Candidatus Sulfotelmatobacter sp. genome contains:
- a CDS encoding pitrilysin family protein, which gives rise to MRARKISAPLAAFAVLALAVPGATLAASEFRLAPPQQRTLGNGLRVVVFPRPGCGLVQVQLRLAAGVSAEGDAESGAATLTARMLDQGTTSRSAASFDQDLQRVGGSFAASASREFASVAAAYLPQDLDSGLDLLADAVVNPVFDDSRFLSISNQAARALVQQHFDPAAVADEQIWPAVLPGVAAARPPGGTLGTLLSATRETARNFYRDHYRPNQAVLGIAGDVTAERAFTLAEQAFAHWSGKGSTPAAEAAPSGPTEVRSRLIDRPEMTNAEVRIGWRTPGSGAADQLDRIAGASLLESTLQQALKPRVPSHVDVALSQVRAGGMLVVGFSAPADSVPAAVARVRRAMRAAIATVPEKPLATLRHQIIATYPLRFETLAGLLSQWLAADLESDDPTRALDDYPERAAALTPASVSAALARGLDLDHPALAVVGPAARLRTPLLRLGHLDVIPLDQPPAELSLAERDTMQAPTPDDERLGKEWAARAIAAHGGLQKLRAIKSSLLECDMTIQLEGRALHGQMRQLRKEPDRMVFLTSFESFETRQVLNGDRAWSLAPDGSLQDADSIGLRALKSGFSSDVPHLLLSLADPQAKLASRGAARLDGREVHVLDVTLGGERRRLYLSPDSARVIGMDQNEESGRGSRLMARRIYRDLRRVDGVLLPFEEERQIEDRTVLQLKVTRAELNSDIPDTEFQRPASSGQPKN
- a CDS encoding pitrilysin family protein; translated protein: MRPGFIWIAMVALTVSTTAQAAAPTTFRLANGLSVLMAPDSLAAGVDVAVWYRAGTAYEPAGQSGLSSLMARLMFRGSPGFAPGEYARLLGEQGMNYNTFLAPDYSCFYSTGAAGALETAIHLEADRMAGQRLTAENVAAEKSALRDERRRHEANPLTRGLQTLEATAFGAHGYAAPLQGKAADFERLTPAACASYSKARYGPGNALLTLVGRFDPVEAESQVRRWFAAIPERATGPAPAVALPALRERRATLRLESPVPILLVGWRAPADSVCGVELEVLARLLGGKGGRLASAMSGDSALASGTECDVDTRRQASLLFALATPASGADSAKVERALIAEVERLARDPISDDELLRAKQPLLLAARLDRQTSRGRAQSIGAAAMIDGDWRYDDRQLARLEALEPRDVNRLAAQFLDSQHRSIVWALPARATAPGGRP